One segment of Methanolinea mesophila DNA contains the following:
- a CDS encoding LL-diaminopimelate aminotransferase, with amino-acid sequence MYARRMGDLPPYLFARIDEMKARKISQGVDVIDLGVGDPDLPTPPHIVDALCTAARNPENHHYPSYAGLFAYREAVAEWYGRRFGVDLNPASEVLALMGSKDGIAHIPEAFINPGDYVLAPSPGYPVYQTSTLFAEGKVHEMPLLAENDFLPRLDLIPKDVRKKARLMFINYPNNPTSAITLPGFFEEVVDFARENDILVVHDNAYSEIAFDGYRAPSFLSTDGAMEVGIEMHSLSKTYNMTGWRIGMACGNAEILAGLGRVKTNVDSGVFNAVQHAAITALLGPQQPVEDACRIYQERRDILVKGLSGLGYEVTSPKATFYVWMAVDDCMGFTARMLDEAGIVVTPGIGFGKGGDGYVRFALTRSSERIQEAIERMRGISP; translated from the coding sequence ATGTACGCACGCCGAATGGGAGACCTGCCCCCCTATCTTTTTGCCCGCATCGACGAGATGAAGGCCAGGAAGATCAGCCAGGGCGTGGATGTGATCGATCTGGGTGTCGGAGACCCGGATCTTCCCACCCCGCCGCATATCGTGGATGCCCTCTGTACCGCAGCCCGGAACCCGGAGAACCACCATTACCCCTCCTATGCGGGCCTTTTTGCCTATCGCGAGGCAGTGGCGGAATGGTACGGCCGGAGGTTCGGGGTGGATTTAAACCCCGCATCCGAAGTCCTCGCGCTCATGGGCTCAAAGGACGGCATCGCGCATATCCCGGAGGCATTTATCAACCCGGGTGACTACGTCCTCGCGCCGAGCCCGGGATACCCGGTATACCAGACCTCCACCCTTTTCGCGGAGGGAAAGGTTCACGAGATGCCCCTCCTCGCAGAGAACGACTTCCTGCCCCGGCTGGACCTGATCCCGAAGGACGTCCGGAAGAAGGCACGCCTGATGTTCATCAACTACCCGAACAACCCCACCTCCGCGATCACCCTCCCCGGGTTCTTCGAGGAAGTGGTGGATTTTGCCAGGGAGAACGACATCCTGGTGGTGCACGACAACGCCTACTCCGAGATCGCGTTCGACGGGTACCGGGCGCCGTCGTTCCTCTCCACCGACGGGGCCATGGAGGTGGGGATCGAGATGCACTCCCTCTCCAAGACCTACAACATGACCGGCTGGCGGATCGGGATGGCGTGCGGGAATGCGGAAATACTGGCCGGACTCGGGCGGGTGAAGACCAACGTGGACTCGGGGGTCTTCAACGCGGTGCAGCACGCCGCGATCACCGCACTCCTCGGCCCCCAGCAGCCGGTGGAGGACGCCTGCAGGATCTACCAGGAACGGCGTGATATCCTGGTGAAAGGGCTCTCCGGACTCGGCTACGAGGTCACCTCCCCCAAAGCGACATTCTACGTGTGGATGGCGGTCGATGACTGCATGGGCTTTACCGCCCGGATGCTCGACGAGGCCGGGATCGTCGTTACCCCGGGCATCGGGTTCGGAAAGGGTGGCGACGGGTACGTGCGGTTCGCCCTCACCCGGTCCTCCGAACGCATACAGGAGGCAATCGAACGGATGCGGGGGATCTCGCCATGA
- the radA gene encoding DNA repair and recombination protein RadA, producing the protein MTTGPLELEDLPGVGPTTAEKLRESGFVTVESIATASPVDLAETAEIGESTAKKMIKAARELVDLGGFKTGRDVFEQRKEIRKLRTRVPELDALLGGGMETQAITELYGEFGSGKSQIVHQMAVNVQLPEDEGGLAGSAIYIDTENTFRPERIEQMVLGLEIPDADPQEFLQNIHVARAHTSDHQMLMVESAKERAAEMRNSDRPVRLFIIDSLTAHFRAEYAGRGTLATRQQKLNRHMHELFKLVDENNAVALVTNQVMSNPAVFFGDPTKPIGGNIVGHTATFRIYLRKSKGGKRIARLVDSPNLPEGEAAFMVEEAGIKSC; encoded by the coding sequence TTGACTACAGGCCCCCTTGAGCTTGAAGATCTCCCTGGAGTTGGACCCACGACCGCCGAAAAACTCAGGGAATCCGGATTCGTGACCGTCGAGAGTATCGCCACCGCATCCCCCGTAGACCTGGCGGAGACCGCGGAGATCGGTGAATCGACCGCAAAAAAGATGATCAAGGCCGCCCGCGAACTCGTCGACCTCGGCGGGTTCAAGACCGGCAGAGACGTGTTCGAGCAGAGAAAGGAGATCCGGAAATTAAGGACACGGGTCCCCGAACTTGACGCCCTGCTCGGCGGAGGAATGGAGACCCAGGCCATCACCGAGCTCTACGGTGAGTTCGGGTCCGGGAAGAGTCAGATCGTCCACCAGATGGCGGTCAACGTGCAGCTCCCCGAGGATGAGGGGGGCCTTGCCGGCAGCGCCATCTACATCGACACCGAGAATACCTTCCGCCCCGAGCGTATCGAGCAGATGGTGCTCGGACTGGAGATCCCGGATGCCGATCCACAGGAATTCCTGCAGAATATTCACGTTGCCCGGGCCCACACCTCGGACCACCAGATGCTCATGGTGGAGAGCGCCAAGGAACGTGCGGCCGAAATGCGGAACTCCGACCGGCCGGTCAGGCTGTTCATCATCGACTCCCTCACTGCCCATTTCAGGGCGGAGTACGCAGGAAGGGGCACGCTCGCCACCCGGCAGCAGAAGCTGAACCGCCACATGCACGAGCTGTTCAAGCTGGTTGACGAGAACAATGCCGTCGCGCTGGTGACCAACCAGGTGATGTCCAACCCTGCCGTGTTCTTCGGGGACCCGACCAAACCAATCGGAGGAAATATCGTAGGGCACACCGCAACCTTCCGTATCTACCTGCGCAAGAGCAAGGGCGGAAAGCGTATTGCCCGCCTGGTCGACAGCCCCAACCTCCCCGAAGGAGAGGCCGCGTTCATGGTAGAGGAGGCAGGTATCAAGTCGTGCTGA
- a CDS encoding histone family protein, producing MTELPIAPVGRLIRQTGAERVSSDAVTALAEIMEEYGVKVSKEAQKLAAHSGRKTVTARDIREARDILS from the coding sequence ATGACCGAACTACCTATAGCCCCTGTCGGCCGCCTGATCCGGCAGACCGGTGCAGAGAGAGTAAGCTCAGATGCCGTGACGGCACTGGCGGAAATAATGGAGGAATACGGGGTAAAGGTGTCAAAAGAAGCCCAGAAACTTGCCGCTCATTCGGGCCGGAAAACCGTGACCGCCCGCGATATCCGTGAGGCCCGCGATATCCTCTCCTGA
- a CDS encoding CBS domain-containing protein, producing MDLSLIQKDILITLITLYHQHSHPIKGEEIAEVIKRNPGTVRNQMQALKTIGLVDGIPGPKGGYNPTGRAYKELNLNISDKEYEVPIFRNGEQVPGVKVVEIAFITLCHPDICQASAKIIGSLKIFEIGDAITIGPTPVNKLLVRGEVYGKDETGSTLLISTSEMISLPKKPIRYYMSSPLITLKSGDTLAFALHLFNSSHIHGAPVVGDGKMLGIVTMSDLARAMEEKKSFDLPVSGIMTQDVVKASSDVQLFEVIRRFKEREIGRLVVMDGDKPVGILTQSDIIKVFPSL from the coding sequence ATGGATTTGTCCCTTATTCAGAAGGACATCCTCATCACCCTTATCACCCTTTATCACCAGCACTCCCATCCCATCAAGGGGGAGGAGATCGCCGAGGTCATCAAGCGGAACCCGGGCACGGTCAGAAACCAGATGCAGGCCTTAAAGACCATCGGGCTGGTGGACGGCATTCCAGGGCCCAAAGGGGGTTACAATCCTACCGGAAGGGCGTATAAGGAACTGAACCTGAATATCTCCGACAAGGAGTACGAAGTGCCCATCTTCCGGAACGGGGAGCAGGTACCCGGCGTCAAAGTGGTGGAGATAGCATTTATCACGCTCTGCCATCCGGACATATGCCAGGCAAGCGCGAAGATCATCGGGAGCCTGAAGATCTTCGAGATCGGTGACGCAATCACCATCGGCCCCACCCCGGTGAACAAACTTTTGGTAAGGGGAGAGGTATACGGAAAAGATGAGACAGGGTCGACACTGCTCATCTCCACATCGGAGATGATCTCCCTGCCGAAGAAGCCGATCAGGTACTACATGTCGTCACCCCTGATCACCCTGAAGAGCGGGGACACCCTGGCATTTGCCCTGCACCTGTTCAACAGCAGTCATATCCATGGTGCCCCCGTCGTGGGGGACGGGAAGATGCTCGGTATCGTGACCATGAGCGACCTCGCACGGGCGATGGAGGAGAAGAAATCCTTCGATCTTCCGGTCTCCGGGATAATGACCCAGGACGTGGTGAAAGCCTCCTCCGATGTGCAGCTCTTCGAGGTCATCCGGAGGTTCAAGGAACGCGAGATCGGGCGCCTGGTGGTGATGGACGGCGACAAACCGGTGGGGATTCTCACCCAGTCGGATATTATCAAGGTATTCCCGTCCCTCTGA
- a CDS encoding DUF1894 domain-containing protein — MNYDILLRDASFKECREYIRSHFQEYYDVEPGFVLFEKHMIGVPPITIGLSGDVVIFPYTKPCYGTFLLRLECREEADRLRALKSGKKK; from the coding sequence ATGAACTACGACATCCTGTTGCGGGATGCTAGTTTCAAGGAGTGCAGGGAGTATATCCGGAGTCATTTCCAGGAATACTACGATGTGGAGCCGGGCTTTGTTCTTTTTGAAAAACACATGATCGGGGTCCCTCCGATCACCATCGGGCTCTCCGGAGACGTGGTGATATTTCCCTATACCAAGCCGTGTTACGGCACCTTCCTCCTCCGGCTGGAATGCAGGGAAGAGGCGGACCGGCTCCGTGCGCTCAAGTCGGGAAAAAAGAAATAA
- a CDS encoding PRC-barrel domain-containing protein, whose translation MSRVLARSLSRKKIVTNEGKVIGTLKNLVVDFDTGQVVDLVVYPDPSFDTTGYRVEGDRLFVSFEAVKDIKDFIVVDRYLSRK comes from the coding sequence ATGTCCCGCGTACTGGCCAGAAGTCTCTCCCGGAAGAAAATTGTTACCAATGAGGGAAAGGTCATCGGAACGCTGAAAAACCTGGTGGTCGATTTCGACACCGGACAGGTGGTCGATCTCGTGGTCTACCCCGATCCCTCGTTCGATACAACCGGATACCGGGTGGAAGGCGACAGGTTGTTCGTGTCCTTTGAGGCGGTGAAGGACATCAAGGACTTCATCGTCGTTGATCGTTATCTTTCACGGAAATAG
- a CDS encoding phosphoglycolate phosphatase codes for MLSAVLTDVDGTITDHRRRINTRAVETIRVLVDHGIDVVLASGNTACFMDAVCRMVGTSGNYIAENGGVYRIGFGNEPVVIGDRSVSLAALETLEHYYREKGITLERYSFNYRFADVAFAKTVPTEEVRAVLKGQPVKVLDTGFALHLQEKGMNKGVAFLALAKDLGIPASEFLAVGDAMNDAEMLSHAGVGVAVANAQKELKETATMVTESKNGDGFVEAVERYFPISVKDNDQRR; via the coding sequence GTGCTGAGTGCAGTCCTGACGGATGTGGACGGCACCATCACCGATCACCGGCGGCGGATCAACACCAGGGCTGTCGAGACTATCCGGGTGTTGGTCGACCACGGGATCGATGTGGTGCTCGCCAGCGGGAATACCGCCTGCTTTATGGACGCGGTATGCCGCATGGTGGGTACCTCGGGCAATTATATCGCAGAGAACGGCGGGGTGTACCGGATCGGGTTCGGGAACGAACCCGTGGTTATAGGCGACCGGTCCGTAAGCCTCGCTGCACTTGAAACTCTGGAACACTATTACCGTGAAAAGGGGATCACCCTGGAGCGGTACAGTTTTAACTATCGTTTTGCCGACGTCGCCTTTGCAAAGACCGTCCCAACCGAAGAGGTACGTGCGGTCCTCAAAGGACAGCCGGTGAAAGTCCTTGATACCGGCTTTGCCCTGCACCTCCAGGAAAAAGGCATGAACAAGGGGGTAGCGTTCCTCGCCCTGGCAAAGGACCTGGGAATTCCTGCGTCGGAATTCCTTGCGGTGGGCGATGCCATGAACGATGCCGAGATGCTCTCCCACGCGGGTGTCGGAGTCGCGGTGGCCAATGCACAAAAGGAGTTAAAAGAGACCGCGACCATGGTCACGGAGAGTAAAAATGGTGACGGGTTTGTCGAAGCCGTCGAGAGATATTTCCCTATTTCCGTGAAAGATAACGATCAACGACGATGA
- the fdhD gene encoding formate dehydrogenase accessory sulfurtransferase FdhD gives MNLYRHRAIQVRDGDVQVIEDQVAREERFRLFINGDLFTCMVASGDQLEELGAGFVVCQGLAPCVEGVRVEGNDIFVTAPVVEECMREIISTGSLGARNPPPAVNSSYTIGKEDVFRITREIETETWRKTGGVHASVLFCEGRMAARSGDVGRHNTMDKVIGHAVLNGLDRSRCVLGCTGRQPRDMVVKSARAGVPIVVSRAASTDRGILTAEETGITLVCFSREQRFTVYTHPERIRDLFPPDRC, from the coding sequence ATGAACCTCTACCGCCACCGGGCGATCCAGGTGAGGGACGGGGATGTTCAGGTCATCGAGGACCAGGTCGCACGGGAGGAGAGGTTCCGGCTGTTCATCAACGGGGACCTCTTCACCTGCATGGTTGCGAGCGGGGACCAGCTCGAGGAGCTGGGTGCGGGCTTCGTGGTCTGCCAGGGGCTGGCCCCGTGCGTCGAAGGGGTGAGGGTCGAAGGAAACGATATCTTCGTCACCGCACCTGTCGTGGAGGAATGCATGAGGGAGATCATCTCCACCGGGTCCCTCGGTGCCCGGAACCCTCCGCCGGCGGTGAACTCGTCCTATACAATAGGGAAAGAGGACGTGTTCCGTATCACGCGCGAGATCGAGACCGAGACCTGGAGAAAAACGGGGGGCGTACATGCATCGGTGCTCTTCTGCGAGGGCCGGATGGCGGCGAGGAGCGGCGACGTGGGAAGGCACAACACCATGGACAAGGTGATCGGGCATGCAGTCCTCAACGGCCTCGACCGTTCACGCTGCGTCCTTGGATGCACCGGCCGCCAGCCCCGGGACATGGTGGTCAAATCGGCGCGTGCGGGGGTCCCGATCGTCGTATCTCGTGCGGCCTCGACCGACCGGGGGATCCTCACCGCCGAAGAGACCGGCATCACCCTGGTCTGTTTCTCCCGTGAGCAGAGGTTCACGGTCTACACCCACCCGGAGCGGATCCGGGACCTCTTCCCCCCCGACCGGTGCTGA
- the cutA gene encoding divalent-cation tolerance protein CutA — MMAKPVVILSTSGPEQSEEIAGDLLEKRLCACVNVLPVRSRYHWKGELCREEEHLLIIKTTDDRSDAVIRRIGEIHSYEVPEAIVLPVIGGYEPYLRWVTEETSS, encoded by the coding sequence ATGATGGCAAAACCCGTGGTGATACTCTCAACGTCGGGCCCGGAACAGTCGGAAGAGATCGCAGGAGATCTCCTGGAGAAACGGCTCTGCGCATGCGTGAACGTTCTCCCGGTGCGGTCGCGCTACCACTGGAAGGGAGAACTCTGCAGGGAAGAAGAACACCTCCTGATCATCAAGACAACGGACGATCGATCGGACGCGGTAATCAGGAGGATCGGCGAAATTCATTCCTATGAGGTACCGGAAGCTATCGTCCTCCCGGTGATCGGGGGGTATGAACCGTACCTGCGATGGGTGACCGAGGAGACCTCTTCATGA
- the lysA gene encoding diaminopimelate decarboxylase → MNLPPHLGVRDGHLTIGRHDCVSLAERFGVPLYVTDEQRIISRYREYRDALAAYYPYVQVLYAAKANGNLAVLRTLAMTGAGADVFSSGELVLALRAGIPPEKLLFNGNSKSIADLALAVEKGVAVSVDSLDELHQLDRVAGEAGKTARISFRVNPALEVPTHPKIATGLATSKFGIAHERIPDAYREALACGNIAPVGVHCHIGSQILATDPFARACRVMIRIAGELTRMGVALEFIDLGGGLGIPYRHETEVAPTPADYAAAVVPIFRDGVEELGISPQLWVEPGRSLVGDSSILLTRVNSVKKAHRTFVNVDAGFNLLVRPVMYDAYHEVVVANKASSPGKETYTIAGPICETGDLLASDRLLPELAAGDIVAVLDTGAYGFAMSSQYNSRPRCAEVVVSGERVSLMRRAETVEDVAAAMVTPDWQK, encoded by the coding sequence ATGAACCTCCCCCCGCACCTCGGGGTCAGGGACGGCCACCTTACTATTGGGAGGCACGACTGCGTCTCCCTGGCAGAGCGGTTCGGCGTTCCGCTGTACGTGACCGACGAGCAGCGGATCATCTCCCGTTACCGGGAATACCGCGACGCGCTCGCCGCCTATTACCCCTACGTCCAGGTCCTCTATGCGGCAAAGGCGAACGGGAACCTGGCGGTCCTTCGTACCCTCGCCATGACGGGAGCCGGAGCCGACGTCTTCTCGTCCGGAGAACTCGTCCTTGCCCTCCGGGCTGGAATTCCCCCCGAAAAACTGCTCTTCAACGGAAATTCGAAGAGCATTGCGGACCTCGCCCTGGCGGTGGAGAAGGGGGTGGCAGTATCGGTGGACTCGCTCGACGAGCTGCACCAGCTCGACCGTGTCGCGGGAGAAGCCGGGAAGACCGCCCGGATCTCGTTCCGGGTCAACCCTGCACTCGAGGTACCCACACACCCCAAGATCGCCACCGGCCTTGCTACGAGCAAGTTCGGCATCGCCCATGAGCGGATTCCCGATGCCTACCGCGAGGCGCTCGCCTGCGGGAACATCGCACCCGTAGGTGTGCATTGCCACATCGGGTCCCAGATCCTGGCCACGGACCCGTTCGCCAGGGCATGCCGGGTAATGATCCGCATCGCCGGGGAACTTACCCGGATGGGCGTCGCCCTCGAGTTCATCGACCTCGGCGGAGGTCTGGGGATCCCTTACCGGCACGAGACCGAGGTCGCCCCCACCCCCGCGGATTATGCAGCGGCGGTGGTCCCGATCTTCCGGGACGGTGTGGAGGAGCTCGGCATCTCACCCCAGTTATGGGTCGAGCCGGGCAGGTCCCTCGTGGGCGATTCGTCGATACTTCTCACCCGGGTCAACTCCGTCAAGAAGGCGCACCGTACCTTCGTCAATGTCGATGCCGGGTTCAACCTGCTGGTCCGCCCGGTGATGTACGATGCCTACCACGAGGTGGTGGTGGCGAACAAGGCATCGTCGCCGGGAAAGGAGACATATACCATCGCCGGCCCGATCTGCGAAACCGGGGACCTCCTGGCCTCGGACCGGCTCCTCCCCGAACTCGCCGCGGGAGATATCGTCGCCGTGCTGGACACGGGGGCCTACGGGTTTGCGATGTCCTCGCAGTACAACAGCCGACCCCGCTGTGCGGAAGTGGTGGTCTCGGGAGAACGGGTCTCCCTTATGCGCCGGGCGGAGACGGTCGAGGACGTGGCGGCGGCCATGGTGACCCCGGACTGGCAGAAATAG
- a CDS encoding NOG1 family protein yields MEFEKIPTIPTADEILDVSFRRAASKMRLKQNKDRANEEFVRSVNQAVHDRLVRIMQAFPDFETLPVFYREVVEILWGMDRIRQALGGVGWAARWARTHGPGLTYQTRKAEDTAILRKRAVARLSSVVHQINGDLVFLNEVRNVLRKLPHVGDEFTVVVAGYPNVGKSSFIQMVSTASPEIASYPFTTKGIIVGHREVGRDRVQFIDTPGVLDRPAADRNAIERQALTAIVNLADVVLYILDPSEHCGYSLEEQVRLQHEIEEMVDVPVIVVANKTDLGYFDGYINMSTESGDGVFEVVDTLLAYKPEPVPEECVEIQE; encoded by the coding sequence GTGGAGTTCGAGAAGATCCCCACAATTCCCACCGCAGACGAGATTCTGGACGTCAGTTTCCGCAGGGCTGCCTCGAAGATGAGGCTGAAGCAGAACAAAGATCGCGCCAACGAGGAGTTTGTCAGGTCCGTCAACCAGGCAGTGCATGACCGCCTGGTCCGGATAATGCAGGCTTTTCCCGATTTTGAAACTCTTCCTGTATTCTACAGGGAGGTCGTCGAGATCCTCTGGGGCATGGACAGGATACGGCAGGCGCTGGGAGGAGTGGGCTGGGCCGCCCGGTGGGCAAGAACCCACGGGCCGGGTCTGACATATCAGACCAGAAAGGCTGAAGATACGGCAATATTGAGAAAACGGGCCGTGGCACGTCTCTCATCGGTAGTGCACCAGATCAACGGGGACCTGGTGTTCTTAAACGAGGTACGGAACGTGCTCCGGAAGCTCCCCCACGTGGGCGACGAGTTCACCGTGGTGGTGGCGGGATACCCCAACGTGGGGAAATCCTCGTTTATCCAGATGGTATCGACCGCCTCACCGGAGATCGCCTCCTATCCCTTCACTACCAAAGGGATCATCGTAGGGCACCGGGAAGTGGGACGGGACCGCGTCCAGTTCATCGACACCCCGGGGGTTCTCGACCGCCCGGCGGCGGACCGGAACGCGATCGAGCGCCAGGCACTCACTGCGATAGTGAACCTTGCCGATGTGGTGCTCTATATCCTTGATCCAAGCGAGCACTGCGGATATTCGCTGGAAGAACAGGTCCGGTTGCAGCACGAGATTGAGGAGATGGTGGACGTCCCGGTCATCGTGGTGGCGAACAAAACGGATCTCGGATACTTTGACGGGTACATCAATATGTCCACGGAGAGCGGCGACGGGGTATTCGAGGTCGTGGACACCCTCCTTGCATACAAACCCGAGCCGGTCCCGGAAGAGTGCGTGGAAATCCAGGAATAA
- a CDS encoding DUF1890 domain-containing protein, with product MNSPSEQKTAVLLLGCPQVPVQTGIALYLISALRKRGVRPTVAGNRAARLLVEVSDPDRHYVGEVMDIDRYVGELAEKKRDFDYNFAFIHNDAGITYAATVQALSEGAMVVLVYGEHYEEVAAEIEFPCEKILAKAVHNPLPLKKKIDEVLNWVVSNL from the coding sequence ATGAATTCCCCATCAGAACAGAAGACCGCGGTCCTGCTGCTCGGCTGCCCGCAGGTGCCGGTACAGACCGGCATCGCGCTCTATCTCATATCCGCGCTCCGGAAGCGGGGAGTCCGCCCGACCGTGGCCGGGAACAGGGCGGCGAGGCTCCTGGTCGAGGTCTCGGACCCGGACCGGCACTACGTGGGAGAGGTGATGGATATCGACCGGTACGTGGGAGAACTGGCCGAGAAGAAGCGCGACTTCGATTATAACTTCGCATTCATTCACAACGACGCCGGTATCACGTATGCCGCGACGGTGCAGGCCCTCTCGGAAGGAGCCATGGTGGTGCTCGTCTATGGCGAGCATTACGAGGAGGTGGCCGCGGAGATAGAGTTCCCCTGCGAAAAGATATTGGCGAAGGCGGTGCACAACCCCTTGCCCCTGAAGAAGAAGATCGACGAGGTGCTCAATTGGGTTGTATCGAATCTATGA
- a CDS encoding OB-fold nucleic acid binding domain-containing protein, protein MQFHYALVDDLISREEFERRVEEKITECGDLLDETAAAMLVVQDCGRHHIKIRGFSGGPSLLCFFGKVVTKSPPREFARQDGDPGLVANLILGDETGQVRAVLWDEKAAALEEIEEGDVLEVIAKPGSRPAEEITVLALRKAPCQIECATEVARHLSPPEQKECDLLVLALEPPRTFTRRDGSPGELVEGVAADEEGCARLVCWAPALLDGIPAGTPVHVAGVQLKYTRSGKEYHLDDRSTVIPGEHSITPSFTPLDRLAEEGSFSVRGSVRFVGPARSFAARDGGRSQVRNVVIEDGTGEVRVALWGDRASCPVVAGETVEVYNARAKAGRFGGVELNVGNGSAFLVVGGEHGEAVSFDGTVIVTRHGTFVDDGSTRYLVVGDLPHGQDVHIEGTREGVRITPAKCEPVVPDPAAVLRQAEEFLARLESTGYPEG, encoded by the coding sequence TTGCAGTTCCACTACGCGCTGGTCGACGATCTCATCTCCAGGGAAGAGTTCGAGCGCCGTGTGGAAGAGAAGATCACCGAATGCGGCGATCTTCTCGACGAGACCGCCGCTGCCATGCTGGTCGTCCAGGACTGCGGCCGGCACCACATCAAGATACGCGGTTTTTCGGGAGGGCCGAGCCTCCTCTGTTTCTTCGGTAAGGTGGTGACGAAGTCCCCGCCCCGGGAGTTCGCCCGGCAGGACGGGGACCCCGGCCTTGTCGCGAACCTCATCCTGGGAGACGAGACCGGCCAGGTGCGTGCGGTCCTCTGGGACGAAAAAGCCGCCGCACTGGAAGAGATCGAGGAGGGAGACGTGCTCGAGGTGATCGCGAAACCTGGATCCCGCCCGGCGGAAGAGATCACCGTGCTCGCCCTCCGGAAGGCACCGTGCCAGATCGAGTGTGCGACGGAGGTTGCACGGCACCTTTCGCCTCCCGAACAGAAGGAGTGCGACCTCCTGGTCCTGGCCCTGGAACCCCCGCGGACATTCACGCGGAGGGACGGGAGTCCCGGGGAGCTGGTGGAGGGAGTGGCAGCCGACGAAGAGGGGTGCGCCCGGCTGGTCTGCTGGGCCCCCGCCCTGCTCGACGGGATCCCCGCCGGGACCCCGGTTCACGTCGCCGGGGTCCAGCTGAAGTACACCCGCAGCGGGAAGGAATACCACCTCGACGACCGCAGCACCGTCATCCCCGGTGAACACTCGATAACCCCGTCTTTTACTCCCCTCGACCGTCTGGCGGAGGAGGGATCCTTCTCGGTACGGGGATCGGTCCGGTTCGTCGGCCCGGCACGGAGCTTCGCAGCCCGGGACGGGGGGCGGTCGCAGGTACGGAATGTCGTCATAGAAGACGGGACCGGCGAGGTGAGGGTGGCACTGTGGGGCGACCGGGCATCCTGCCCCGTGGTGGCCGGCGAGACGGTGGAGGTTTATAACGCCCGGGCCAAGGCGGGCAGGTTCGGAGGGGTGGAACTCAACGTGGGGAACGGGAGTGCGTTCCTGGTGGTCGGGGGAGAGCACGGAGAAGCGGTTTCATTCGACGGGACGGTGATCGTCACCCGCCACGGTACCTTCGTCGACGACGGGAGCACCCGCTACCTGGTCGTGGGAGATCTTCCCCACGGGCAGGACGTGCATATCGAGGGGACACGCGAAGGAGTGAGGATTACCCCGGCGAAGTGCGAGCCGGTCGTGCCGGACCCTGCCGCGGTGCTCAGGCAGGCGGAGGAGTTCCTCGCCCGCCTGGAGAGTACGGGGTACCCGGAAGGATAG